The proteins below are encoded in one region of Bosea sp. BIWAKO-01:
- a CDS encoding SMP-30/gluconolactonase/LRE family protein, translated as MTDQLTDSQQRPELSRRHLIAAMGTGALAMATNPALAQAPPGPIGPPSTITSPPRDFSRNGAPTTYFTDPDILAIDPVFNNYAQPNSAIQRLWTGALWAEGPAWNAQGRYLVWSDIPNNRQLRWLEDDGRVSIFRTPSGNSNGNSFDFQGRQLSCEHLNRRVVRYELDGSATVLADSFEGKKLNSPNDIVAHPDGSYWFTDPPYGGQLYEGAPDAAGGPSNPSGRLNPRLGQLAGIGTAKRELPTNCYRIDPSGRIDRVVTEEQVPDPNGLCFSPDFKKLYVVSTGKGPGDTGPGGKGDLHVFDVGADNKLGNQKLFSDCMLDGVKCGPDGVRSDVDGNLWVSSNAGRAVGYSGVQVFNPAGKLIGRIRLPEVCGNICFGGPKRNRLFMAASQSIYAVYVNTQGAGPG; from the coding sequence ATGACAGATCAACTGACCGACTCGCAGCAACGCCCGGAGCTCTCACGGAGACATCTCATCGCTGCGATGGGAACCGGCGCGCTCGCCATGGCGACGAATCCCGCCCTCGCGCAGGCCCCGCCCGGCCCGATCGGACCGCCCAGCACGATTACCAGCCCTCCCCGGGATTTCAGCCGCAACGGCGCCCCGACAACCTATTTCACCGATCCCGACATTCTCGCGATCGACCCGGTGTTCAACAATTATGCCCAGCCCAACAGCGCGATCCAGCGGCTCTGGACCGGCGCGCTCTGGGCCGAAGGACCGGCCTGGAATGCGCAGGGGCGCTATCTGGTCTGGAGCGACATCCCCAACAATCGGCAATTGCGCTGGCTGGAGGATGACGGGCGGGTCAGCATCTTCCGCACACCGTCAGGCAACAGCAACGGCAACAGCTTCGACTTCCAGGGCCGCCAGCTCTCCTGCGAGCACCTGAACCGCCGTGTCGTGCGCTACGAGCTCGACGGGTCTGCGACCGTGCTCGCCGACAGTTTCGAGGGCAAGAAGCTGAATTCGCCCAATGACATCGTTGCCCATCCCGACGGCAGCTACTGGTTCACCGATCCGCCCTATGGCGGCCAACTCTACGAGGGCGCGCCGGACGCCGCCGGAGGTCCAAGCAACCCGAGCGGGCGGCTCAATCCGCGGCTCGGCCAGCTCGCCGGCATCGGCACGGCCAAACGCGAACTGCCGACGAACTGCTATCGCATCGACCCGTCCGGACGCATCGACCGCGTCGTCACAGAGGAACAGGTGCCGGACCCGAACGGGCTCTGCTTCTCGCCCGATTTCAAGAAGCTCTACGTTGTCTCGACTGGAAAAGGGCCGGGCGATACCGGCCCCGGCGGCAAGGGCGACCTGCATGTCTTCGATGTCGGTGCCGACAACAAGCTCGGCAATCAGAAGCTGTTCTCCGACTGCATGCTCGACGGCGTGAAATGCGGCCCAGACGGGGTGCGCAGCGATGTCGACGGCAATCTCTGGGTGTCAAGCAATGCCGGCCGCGCCGTCGGCTATAGCGGCGTGCAGGTGTTCAACCCGGCGGGAAAGCTGATCGGACGCATCCGCCTGCCGGAGGTCTGCGGCAATATCTGCTTTGGCGGGCCGAAGCGAAACCGCCTGTTCATGGCGGCGAGCCAGTCGATCTACGCGGTCTATGTCAACACGCAGGGCGCCGGGCCGGGCTGA
- a CDS encoding MFS transporter, which produces MTMHDQAPQAGRREWIGLAVIALPCLLYSMDLTVLNLAVPQLSAELRPSASQLLWIVDIYGFMIAGCLITMGTLGDRIGRRRLLLIGAAAFGFASILAAFANSAGTLIAARAILGVAGATLAPSTLSLIRNMFLDPRQRTAAIGIWIASFSAGGAIGPLVGGIMLEHFWWGSVFLINVPVMVLLLLLGPVLLPEFRDPNAGRLDLASAAMSLVSVLAVIYGLKRIAEDGLGWLPITAILAGMALAGLFLRRQAHLAEPLVDLTLFRSRAFSASLTVNILGFFIAFSSFLFTGQYLQLVLGMKPLEAGLWSLPSALGFILGSMFAPRIVGSASPAHVMAGGFTLTALGFATLAGISHVEGPMIIVIGTVLLSLGLAPIVTLTTDLVVGSVPPERAGTASGLSETSAEFGGALGIAILGSVMTALYRYQMDLAMPSGVSPEAAAAARDTLGGALTIAKEVAGTAGADLLATARAAFTRSFAITAGLCSAIAILAGLFAVVMLRGVGGGPDQHEEAGVPAPAGH; this is translated from the coding sequence ATGACGATGCACGATCAAGCCCCTCAGGCCGGTCGGCGCGAATGGATTGGCCTTGCCGTCATCGCGCTGCCCTGCCTGCTCTATTCGATGGATCTGACGGTCCTGAATCTCGCTGTGCCGCAGCTCAGCGCAGAGCTCAGGCCCAGTGCCTCGCAACTGCTCTGGATCGTCGATATCTACGGCTTCATGATCGCGGGCTGCCTGATCACCATGGGCACGCTGGGAGACCGAATCGGCCGGCGCCGGCTTCTGCTGATCGGTGCGGCCGCGTTCGGCTTCGCATCGATCCTGGCCGCCTTTGCCAATAGCGCCGGCACGCTGATCGCGGCGCGCGCCATATTGGGGGTGGCGGGAGCTACGCTCGCCCCGTCCACGCTCTCGCTGATCCGCAACATGTTCCTCGATCCGCGCCAGCGGACCGCGGCCATCGGCATCTGGATCGCCAGCTTCTCGGCGGGCGGCGCGATCGGCCCGCTGGTCGGCGGCATCATGCTCGAGCATTTCTGGTGGGGCTCGGTTTTCCTGATCAATGTGCCGGTGATGGTGTTGCTGCTCCTGCTCGGCCCCGTGCTGCTGCCGGAATTCCGTGACCCGAATGCCGGCAGGCTCGATCTTGCAAGCGCCGCCATGTCGCTCGTTTCCGTACTGGCCGTGATCTACGGGTTGAAGCGGATTGCCGAGGATGGCCTGGGCTGGCTGCCCATCACAGCGATCCTGGCCGGGATGGCGCTTGCCGGCCTCTTCCTGCGCCGGCAGGCGCACCTCGCCGAGCCATTGGTCGATCTGACGCTGTTCCGCTCCAGGGCCTTCAGCGCTTCGCTGACGGTCAACATCCTCGGCTTCTTCATCGCGTTCAGCAGCTTCCTCTTCACCGGCCAGTATCTGCAGCTGGTGCTGGGAATGAAGCCGCTGGAGGCCGGGCTCTGGTCGCTGCCCTCTGCGCTTGGCTTCATCCTGGGATCGATGTTCGCGCCCCGTATCGTCGGCAGTGCAAGCCCTGCGCATGTCATGGCGGGCGGCTTTACGTTGACCGCGTTGGGCTTTGCGACGCTGGCCGGGATCAGCCATGTCGAAGGCCCCATGATCATCGTCATCGGGACGGTTCTGCTTTCGCTGGGCCTCGCACCGATCGTCACGCTGACGACCGATCTCGTGGTCGGCAGCGTTCCGCCCGAGCGCGCGGGCACGGCGTCGGGCCTGTCCGAAACGAGCGCGGAATTCGGCGGCGCTCTCGGCATCGCCATCCTCGGAAGCGTCATGACCGCGCTGTATCGCTATCAGATGGACCTCGCGATGCCGTCGGGCGTGTCGCCGGAGGCGGCCGCTGCTGCGCGCGATACGCTCGGTGGTGCATTGACCATTGCAAAGGAGGTCGCGGGGACAGCGGGGGCAGACCTGCTTGCGACGGCGCGTGCGGCCTTCACACGCTCCTTCGCCATCACGGCCGGGCTCTGTTCGGCGATTGCGATCCTTGCCGGCCTCTTTGCGGTCGTGATGCTGCGCGGCGTTGGTGGCGGGCCCGATCAGCATGAAGAGGCCGGCGTGCCGGCTCCGGCTGGGCATTAG
- a CDS encoding SRPBCC domain-containing protein — translation MDKKVETAPSLTMKRRLNATPAEVYRAWTQPDLLARWFGPENVRAEKAEIDARVGGHYRISMRGSDGELHQVSGEYHEVVENERLVFSWAWISTPERVSRVTVTLKPDGDVTILTLLHEQFYDEAAAGRHVHGWTGSLVKLEQLFS, via the coding sequence ATGGACAAGAAGGTCGAGACCGCGCCCAGCCTGACGATGAAGCGGCGGCTCAATGCGACGCCGGCCGAAGTCTACCGCGCCTGGACGCAACCGGACCTGCTCGCGCGCTGGTTTGGGCCGGAGAATGTCCGGGCCGAAAAGGCGGAGATCGATGCGCGCGTCGGCGGCCATTATCGTATCTCGATGCGCGGCAGTGATGGTGAATTGCATCAGGTGTCCGGCGAATATCACGAGGTCGTCGAAAATGAGCGCCTCGTCTTCAGCTGGGCCTGGATCTCGACGCCGGAGCGCGTCTCACGCGTGACGGTGACCCTCAAGCCGGACGGGGATGTCACCATCCTGACGCTGCTTCACGAGCAGTTCTACGACGAGGCCGCGGCCGGCCGCCATGTGCATGGCTGGACGGGCTCGCTGGTCAAGCTGGAGCAGCTCTTCTCCTGA
- a CDS encoding helix-turn-helix transcriptional regulator, with translation MVKYQEPSLDRTFAALADPTRRALLARLEEVDSVSVSDLARPFPVTLPAIMKHLDVLSDAGLITREKTGRTVSCRLNAAPMEEAMGWLRRYERFWREKLDALEAYFNRPRKDREPDRGAPPRKTSDKT, from the coding sequence ATGGTTAAGTATCAAGAGCCGTCGCTCGACCGCACCTTTGCCGCTTTGGCCGACCCGACGCGGCGGGCTCTTCTGGCGCGGCTCGAAGAGGTGGATTCCGTCTCGGTCAGCGACCTGGCGCGACCCTTTCCGGTCACGCTGCCGGCCATCATGAAACATCTCGACGTGCTGTCGGATGCCGGGCTGATCACGCGGGAAAAGACAGGCCGCACGGTATCGTGCCGCCTGAACGCCGCACCGATGGAGGAAGCTATGGGGTGGCTGCGCCGCTACGAGCGCTTCTGGCGCGAGAAGCTCGATGCGCTCGAAGCTTATTTCAACCGCCCGCGCAAGGATCGGGAACCTGATCGCGGTGCTCCACCACGCAAGACCAGCGACAAGACCTGA
- a CDS encoding cupin domain-containing protein yields the protein MDVLDHATQPQEHWRDGVRTLMRVSATVQSRQLCIFEQYCDPGLGAPMHLHAVEEVLEVIAGTAEITLRDETRTVTANQSVLIPAGARHGFRNVGAEILHVRATLAASIFEASYDDRNELSRRYVPD from the coding sequence ATGGATGTCCTCGACCACGCCACCCAGCCGCAGGAACATTGGCGCGACGGGGTGAGGACGCTGATGCGCGTTTCGGCGACGGTCCAGAGCCGGCAGCTTTGCATCTTCGAGCAGTACTGCGACCCGGGACTAGGGGCGCCGATGCATCTTCATGCCGTCGAGGAGGTGCTCGAAGTGATCGCGGGGACGGCCGAGATCACCCTGCGCGACGAAACCCGGACCGTGACGGCCAATCAGTCGGTGCTGATCCCGGCAGGCGCCCGCCATGGCTTCAGGAATGTCGGCGCCGAGATCCTGCATGTCCGCGCCACCCTGGCCGCATCCATCTTTGAAGCGTCCTATGACGATCGCAACGAACTGTCCCGGCGCTATGTGCCGGATTGA
- a CDS encoding PaaI family thioesterase, with translation MTVPDQSLSDADVVRRIEASFGKQAFMSTLGARLSRVAPGEVEIELPVSAHLTQQHGFVHAGAVATIADSAAGYAALTMMPPGAGILTAEFKINLLAPAAGERLVAKGRVVKAGRTLTLATAEVFALKDGAARLCAMMTATCMTIAGRDGVSD, from the coding sequence ATGACCGTGCCCGACCAGTCGCTTTCAGATGCGGATGTGGTCAGGCGCATCGAGGCGAGCTTCGGCAAACAGGCCTTCATGTCGACACTTGGCGCCCGGCTCAGCCGGGTCGCGCCCGGCGAGGTCGAGATCGAGCTGCCGGTCTCGGCCCATCTCACCCAACAGCATGGCTTCGTCCATGCCGGAGCGGTTGCCACCATCGCCGATTCCGCCGCAGGCTATGCGGCGCTGACGATGATGCCGCCGGGCGCCGGCATTCTCACCGCCGAGTTCAAGATCAACCTCCTTGCGCCTGCTGCCGGCGAACGGCTGGTGGCGAAGGGCAGGGTGGTCAAGGCCGGCCGCACCCTGACGCTCGCGACCGCCGAGGTCTTCGCGCTGAAGGACGGCGCAGCCAGGCTCTGTGCCATGATGACGGCGACCTGCATGACCATTGCCGGTCGCGACGGCGTGTCCGACTGA
- the dusA gene encoding tRNA dihydrouridine(20/20a) synthase DusA: MTENALNQAKSAPGSAWRLSVAPMMDWTDRHCRVIHRLMSRRARLYTEMVTAQAVIRGDRQRLIGFDAMEQPVALQLGGNDPALLAEAAKIGADFGYDEINLNCGCPSDRVQGGAFGACLMREPALVGDCVAAMKAAVSVAVTVKCRIGVDDQDPEAALDALTASVRAAGVDALVVHARKAWLQGLSPKENREIPPLDYDRAYRLKAANPDLIVAINGGIRAPAEWPAHLAHLDGVMIGREAYQNPEILLQVDPLLFGEAAPVDDAFAMLEALEPHIAAHLETGGRLHAFTRHLVGLFPGRRGARQFRRHLAEHCVGSEAGLADLRAAVAHVSRYEEAAAAA; this comes from the coding sequence TTGACAGAGAATGCCCTAAATCAGGCGAAAAGCGCACCGGGTAGCGCCTGGCGCCTTTCCGTCGCGCCGATGATGGATTGGACGGACCGGCATTGCCGCGTCATCCATCGCCTGATGTCGCGTCGGGCTCGGCTCTATACCGAGATGGTGACGGCGCAGGCGGTGATCCGCGGCGACCGGCAGCGCCTGATCGGCTTCGACGCAATGGAGCAGCCGGTTGCCCTGCAGCTTGGCGGCAATGATCCGGCCCTGCTGGCGGAGGCAGCGAAGATCGGCGCCGATTTCGGCTATGACGAGATCAATCTAAACTGCGGCTGTCCCTCTGACCGCGTGCAGGGCGGGGCCTTTGGCGCCTGCCTGATGCGAGAGCCCGCGCTGGTCGGTGACTGCGTCGCGGCGATGAAGGCGGCGGTCTCCGTCGCCGTCACCGTCAAATGCCGCATCGGCGTCGATGATCAGGATCCGGAAGCGGCGCTCGATGCCCTGACCGCCAGCGTGCGCGCCGCCGGCGTCGATGCGCTCGTCGTGCATGCTCGAAAGGCCTGGCTGCAGGGATTGTCGCCGAAGGAAAACCGCGAGATCCCTCCGCTCGACTATGATCGCGCCTATCGTCTGAAGGCGGCCAATCCGGACCTGATCGTGGCGATCAATGGCGGCATCCGTGCCCCTGCGGAATGGCCGGCCCATCTCGCGCATCTCGACGGCGTGATGATCGGCCGCGAGGCCTATCAAAATCCCGAAATCCTGCTGCAGGTCGATCCGCTGCTCTTTGGCGAGGCGGCTCCGGTCGACGATGCCTTCGCCATGCTGGAAGCGCTCGAACCGCATATCGCGGCGCATCTGGAGACGGGCGGCCGGCTGCATGCCTTCACCCGTCATCTCGTCGGGCTGTTCCCGGGGCGCCGGGGTGCGCGCCAGTTCCGCCGTCATCTCGCCGAGCATTGCGTCGGAAGCGAAGCGGGGCTGGCGGATTTGCGTGCGGCCGTTGCCCATGTCTCGCGCTACGAAGAGGCGGCCGCCGCTGCATAG
- the xerC gene encoding tyrosine recombinase XerC produces the protein MGTIIDRPRRDGTVAYMAQIAVQREGRSHRESKTFDRRPAAAAWVKKREAELSKPGALALAQHGKRLATLGDAIDSYLAESKKKIGRTKTQVLRAIKADDIADIACADITSQDLVAYAGRLGAERAPATVANYLSHLRAVFAIAQPAWGYPLDEKAMADAFKVTKRLGVTGKSKARDRRPTLDELDRLLKHFEAGRRKRPRMMPMAAIVAFALYSSRREEEITKILWTDLDVAGRRVLVRDMKDPEAKDGNDVWCELHEEALRIALAQPRNQAEIFPYNHRTVSANMTRACAILNIVDLHFHDLRHEGVSRLLEMGRTIPQAASVSGHRNWSSMKRYAHLRQTGDKYAGWVWLDRLAPEISKPTHAALAKT, from the coding sequence ATGGGCACGATCATCGATCGACCGAGACGGGACGGAACGGTCGCCTATATGGCGCAAATCGCCGTTCAACGCGAGGGCCGCAGCCATCGAGAGTCCAAGACCTTCGACCGTCGGCCAGCCGCCGCGGCGTGGGTCAAGAAGCGAGAAGCCGAATTATCCAAGCCGGGCGCGCTCGCATTGGCGCAGCATGGCAAGCGGCTTGCGACGCTCGGAGACGCGATCGATAGCTACCTTGCCGAGAGCAAGAAGAAGATCGGGCGGACGAAGACGCAGGTTCTGCGCGCGATCAAGGCCGACGACATTGCCGATATCGCCTGCGCCGACATCACCAGCCAGGATCTTGTCGCTTATGCCGGGCGCCTTGGAGCTGAACGCGCGCCGGCGACTGTGGCGAATTACCTGTCTCACCTGCGCGCCGTCTTCGCGATTGCCCAGCCCGCATGGGGCTACCCGCTCGACGAGAAGGCCATGGCGGATGCCTTCAAGGTGACGAAACGGCTCGGCGTGACCGGCAAATCGAAGGCTCGCGATCGGAGGCCAACGCTCGACGAGCTCGATCGCCTGCTGAAGCATTTTGAAGCCGGCCGGCGCAAGCGGCCGCGCATGATGCCCATGGCGGCAATCGTCGCCTTCGCGCTCTATTCGAGCCGGCGCGAGGAGGAAATCACCAAGATCCTCTGGACGGATCTCGATGTCGCCGGACGACGCGTGCTCGTCCGCGACATGAAGGACCCGGAAGCGAAGGACGGAAATGACGTGTGGTGCGAACTGCATGAAGAGGCTCTTCGGATTGCGCTGGCTCAACCTCGAAACCAAGCCGAGATTTTCCCGTACAATCACCGGACAGTCAGCGCCAACATGACGCGCGCCTGCGCCATCCTCAACATCGTTGATCTCCACTTCCACGACCTGCGGCACGAGGGCGTTTCGCGCCTGCTCGAGATGGGCCGGACCATTCCGCAGGCGGCATCGGTCTCCGGCCATCGGAACTGGAGCTCGATGAAACGCTATGCCCATCTGCGCCAGACCGGCGACAAATATGCGGGCTGGGTATGGCTCGATCGGCTCGCGCCAGAAATCAGCAAACCCACGCACGCGGCACTGGCAAAAACTTGA
- a CDS encoding class I SAM-dependent methyltransferase, which translates to MCPAGTKGTVPASPRGGCQPLPVQTLAHLVGRLPAPLRKSLRRAIGGQGHVQHWTHTLWAWHRARGDKRIDRIAPGLAALIRDACGSVEGHSCLEFGSGHLLSEALVFWLAGAARVVAVDYHPLLRLHFARLAFASADRDALLGALAPAAPAATVTERIARLDQLGNWTPEALSELGIDYVAPVDFSQETEFAGTFDLIHSTSVLEHLPLANCKAIIANVQAALRPGGVALHAIHLEDHLDFRRNPFAFLAADTDWREKDADARGNRLRASDWLRIFRSLPAAQVEILWEVVREDAPLPRPLDSTFAGYAECDLRTGGIMLAVRSGAGTVPEPQPVN; encoded by the coding sequence TTGTGCCCGGCCGGCACCAAGGGGACGGTGCCGGCTAGTCCTCGTGGTGGGTGTCAGCCTTTGCCTGTGCAAACTCTGGCTCATTTGGTGGGCCGGCTGCCGGCGCCGCTGCGCAAGTCGTTGCGGCGCGCCATCGGGGGCCAGGGCCATGTCCAGCACTGGACGCACACGCTCTGGGCTTGGCACCGGGCCCGAGGCGACAAGCGTATCGACCGCATCGCTCCCGGGCTCGCCGCCCTGATCCGAGACGCCTGCGGCTCCGTCGAGGGGCATTCCTGCCTCGAATTCGGCAGCGGGCACCTGCTCTCGGAGGCGCTGGTCTTCTGGCTGGCCGGGGCGGCACGGGTCGTGGCGGTCGATTATCATCCCCTCCTGCGCCTGCATTTCGCGCGTCTCGCCTTTGCGTCTGCCGACCGCGACGCGCTACTAGGAGCTCTGGCGCCGGCAGCGCCGGCCGCGACCGTCACGGAAAGGATCGCCCGCCTCGATCAACTCGGCAATTGGACTCCGGAGGCGCTCTCAGAGCTGGGGATCGACTACGTGGCCCCGGTTGATTTCTCCCAGGAGACGGAATTCGCCGGCACCTTCGACCTCATCCACTCCACCTCCGTGCTTGAACATCTGCCGCTCGCCAACTGCAAGGCCATCATTGCCAACGTGCAGGCCGCGTTGCGCCCGGGGGGCGTTGCCCTGCATGCCATCCATCTCGAGGACCATCTCGATTTCCGGCGCAATCCGTTTGCCTTTCTCGCCGCCGACACCGACTGGCGGGAAAAAGACGCTGATGCGCGCGGCAATCGACTGCGTGCGTCAGACTGGCTGCGCATCTTCCGGTCGCTGCCGGCCGCGCAGGTCGAGATCCTGTGGGAGGTAGTGCGCGAAGACGCTCCCCTGCCGCGGCCTCTTGATTCTACGTTCGCGGGCTACGCCGAATGTGACCTGCGTACCGGCGGCATCATGCTTGCGGTGCGCTCCGGCGCCGGGACCGTTCCGGAGCCGCAGCCTGTCAACTGA
- a CDS encoding calcium-binding protein produces the protein MAEFNFFVPATMLGGGAGSGPVYGLITQASSGWIQVDTGWATDDWFGYGFTYSGTTVTGGVLTAYYASSFGEIDVGVSGLSVSAAAVAAQVGAGSTAGVGQILASGNDVMTGYSTGADVMLGWAGNDRLSGGQGHDHLWGGTGADIIDGGAGFDYARYDYATEGVYARLDTRQGYTGEAAGDQFVSVESLVGSGFNDVLVGDAGSNNIIGGNGVDYLWGLGGYDAIAGYAGNDFLWGGTSGDELYGHEGNDSFYWAKGDGSDYIDGGTDFDALFFTDRASSDLTYIGMQNGVITAHFGTEHLTFTHIEAIQFTDMTQFI, from the coding sequence ATGGCGGAATTCAATTTCTTCGTGCCAGCCACGATGCTGGGCGGCGGGGCCGGCTCGGGGCCCGTCTACGGGCTGATCACTCAGGCAAGTAGCGGCTGGATCCAGGTGGACACCGGATGGGCGACGGACGACTGGTTCGGCTACGGTTTCACTTATTCCGGAACCACAGTCACCGGGGGAGTTCTGACTGCCTACTACGCCTCATCCTTTGGTGAGATTGACGTGGGGGTCAGTGGCCTGTCCGTTTCGGCAGCGGCGGTCGCCGCCCAGGTGGGCGCCGGCAGCACGGCCGGCGTCGGGCAGATCCTGGCGAGCGGAAATGACGTCATGACCGGGTACTCGACAGGCGCGGACGTCATGCTCGGTTGGGCTGGCAACGACCGTCTCTCCGGCGGCCAGGGCCACGACCACTTGTGGGGCGGAACCGGCGCCGACATCATTGATGGTGGAGCCGGCTTCGATTACGCCCGCTACGATTACGCCACTGAGGGCGTCTACGCCCGCCTCGACACGCGGCAGGGCTACACCGGCGAAGCGGCGGGTGATCAGTTCGTCAGTGTCGAGAGCCTCGTCGGGTCCGGCTTCAACGACGTGCTTGTCGGCGACGCAGGCTCAAACAACATCATCGGCGGCAATGGAGTTGACTACCTCTGGGGCCTTGGCGGCTATGACGCAATCGCGGGCTACGCAGGTAACGATTTCCTGTGGGGCGGAACCTCAGGCGACGAACTCTATGGCCACGAGGGCAACGACAGTTTTTACTGGGCCAAGGGCGATGGAAGCGATTACATCGACGGCGGAACCGACTTCGATGCGCTGTTCTTCACCGATCGGGCCAGCAGCGACTTGACCTACATTGGCATGCAGAACGGCGTGATCACTGCCCACTTCGGAACCGAACATCTGACATTCACGCATATCGAAGCCATCCAGTTCACCGACATGACCCAGTTCATTTGA